A window of Xyrauchen texanus isolate HMW12.3.18 chromosome 10, RBS_HiC_50CHRs, whole genome shotgun sequence contains these coding sequences:
- the LOC127650459 gene encoding uncharacterized protein LOC127650459 isoform X1, which yields MHFERPVRLQLEENLKEDKGDSGRKLPVEKVEITDDLTVKERVLMYGGVGLAILMFFLTTVAAGVVNQRPSDYQLRYITLLLCLGTCLSPPPQINCNCVLPCDASPLGPHEDVYIKVTHQSKVIFSNTFSKSNLVEGGSCSVTLPDCSVRGKNVLLQIYPVNQPENVLQPLFSKTNINPICEEQERRALTNGGGAKRSLSITLLILMGLCLCLFFKYGVPR from the exons aaaacCTGAAAGAGGATAAAGGTGATTCTGGAAGAAAACTGCCAGTGGAAAAGGTTGAAATCACAG atgATCTGACAGTGAAAGAGCGAGTGCTGATGTATGGTGGAGTTGGACTGGCTATTCTGATGTTTTTCTTGACTACAGTCGCCGCAGGTGTTGtcaaccagcgaccttctgattacca GTTGAGATACATTACTCTGCTGTTGTGCCTTGGCACAT GTTTGAGCCCACCACCGCAGATCAATTGTAATTGTGTTCTGCCTTGTGATGCGTCTCCATTGGGACCCCATGAGGACGTTTATATTAAAGTGACCCATCAGTCAAAAGTCATTTTCAGTAACACATTTTCTAAGTCAAATTTGGTCGAAGGAGGAAGCTGCTCTGTGACCCTGCCCGATTGCTCAGTGAGAGGAAAAAACGTCTTATTACAGATTTATCCTGTTAATCAGCCTGAAAATGTGCTCCAGCCACTTTTcagcaaaacaaacataaatccaA TCTGTGAAGAACAAGAGAGACGTGCGTTAACCAATGGAG GTGGAGCTAAGAGGAGTCTCTCCATTACACTTCTCATCCTGATGGGACTTTGCTTGTGCTTGTTCTTCAAATATGGGGTACCAAGATGA
- the LOC127650459 gene encoding uncharacterized protein LOC127650459 isoform X2, producing the protein MYGGVGLAILMFFLTTVAAGVVNQRPSDYQLRYITLLLCLGTCLSPPPQINCNCVLPCDASPLGPHEDVYIKVTHQSKVIFSNTFSKSNLVEGGSCSVTLPDCSVRGKNVLLQIYPVNQPENVLQPLFSKTNINPICEEQERRALTNGGGAKRSLSITLLILMGLCLCLFFKYGVPR; encoded by the exons ATGTATGGTGGAGTTGGACTGGCTATTCTGATGTTTTTCTTGACTACAGTCGCCGCAGGTGTTGtcaaccagcgaccttctgattacca GTTGAGATACATTACTCTGCTGTTGTGCCTTGGCACAT GTTTGAGCCCACCACCGCAGATCAATTGTAATTGTGTTCTGCCTTGTGATGCGTCTCCATTGGGACCCCATGAGGACGTTTATATTAAAGTGACCCATCAGTCAAAAGTCATTTTCAGTAACACATTTTCTAAGTCAAATTTGGTCGAAGGAGGAAGCTGCTCTGTGACCCTGCCCGATTGCTCAGTGAGAGGAAAAAACGTCTTATTACAGATTTATCCTGTTAATCAGCCTGAAAATGTGCTCCAGCCACTTTTcagcaaaacaaacataaatccaA TCTGTGAAGAACAAGAGAGACGTGCGTTAACCAATGGAG GTGGAGCTAAGAGGAGTCTCTCCATTACACTTCTCATCCTGATGGGACTTTGCTTGTGCTTGTTCTTCAAATATGGGGTACCAAGATGA